From one Paenibacillus sp. FSL K6-1330 genomic stretch:
- a CDS encoding AraC family transcriptional regulator: MFSIIRRKNAGSKRRSLFIRMLVSNCLLLLVPILIWFVFYTNIEHIMKSNAERSNLGMLEQMRLNIDSNFKEIEQLSHQIILNPKLRYLLDTEHKDLSERYHLVQFTRDYLNMHSRITKDFVYDFYIFLDRSDSVIKPNLVTDSHNFYDKYYRFEHLTHEEWRKQMTSYHSQTYLPSSTLQRNGYLKDDPMQVITFMQSLPVEDTSNIKGNLTVLIDETKIHEMTRQIESANGSSVYIVNQNHELISSTPGASPLSHSILNELKSNSGLRNYNLNGQDVTVSFTTSGQVGWYYIAVMPLNIYLQKVKQMEHLALWLLLLCILAGSAAAYGIAYRNYFPIKRMIEAIQAGKSHPRKPAVNEFDYILEMMKISWDEERHIKNKLTQQLPILRSNYLHRVLQGYFEPPEQMKQSLEFMGIHFPFPHFAVILVQVDDMSRFAPNQSEKQWALVRFIISNLAEDSIYEGHTIHTIDLEKDRLALLVNLMPDQMDHPACRVKDIVSELHRMLETRFKLEISIAVSGVHKGQHQIGEAYLEAAAALEYRMVNGQLSTFYYHDIRQKKLQYYYPVETELQLINCIRSGDTEQVIQLLTQLFDRNFRDESITPELGRCLLFSLAGTLLRIMASDSDTLAYRKLTEGDIHPVRFLVSCKTTDEMFEKAKDLYVSAAESFKLERSDHNEQLLLQIQTCIQANYADPNMSLNLVSEHLQITPQYISQFFKRVSGQNFNDYLTVVRMDHAKKLMSDPGLTNAQIAKMVGYTSDTVFIRVFKKIEGITPGKYRESITKCAGLNQ, from the coding sequence ATGTTTTCAATCATTCGAAGAAAGAATGCCGGAAGCAAAAGAAGGAGCCTATTCATCAGGATGCTCGTATCCAATTGTCTTCTGCTCCTGGTTCCCATCCTGATTTGGTTTGTGTTCTATACCAATATTGAACATATCATGAAATCCAATGCGGAACGGTCCAATCTCGGCATGCTGGAGCAGATGCGTCTCAATATAGACAGCAATTTTAAAGAAATTGAACAATTATCCCATCAAATTATACTCAATCCGAAGCTGCGTTATTTATTGGATACGGAACACAAAGACTTGTCAGAACGGTATCATTTGGTCCAGTTTACAAGAGATTATTTAAACATGCATTCGAGAATTACCAAGGATTTTGTATACGATTTCTATATTTTTTTGGACCGAAGCGATTCTGTAATCAAACCGAATCTCGTAACCGATTCTCACAACTTTTATGATAAATATTATCGCTTTGAACATCTGACCCATGAAGAATGGCGTAAGCAGATGACTAGCTATCATAGTCAAACATACCTGCCGTCCTCCACCTTACAACGAAACGGCTACCTGAAGGATGACCCCATGCAAGTGATTACCTTTATGCAATCGTTGCCGGTCGAAGACACATCCAATATTAAAGGGAATCTTACGGTTCTGATCGATGAAACCAAGATTCACGAAATGACACGACAAATCGAGTCCGCAAACGGGAGTTCCGTTTATATCGTGAACCAAAATCATGAACTCATCAGCAGTACCCCTGGTGCAAGTCCGTTATCACACTCGATATTGAATGAACTGAAGTCGAACTCCGGTTTACGCAATTACAATCTGAACGGTCAAGATGTAACGGTATCATTCACAACCTCGGGACAAGTCGGATGGTACTATATTGCTGTGATGCCTTTGAATATATATCTACAGAAAGTGAAACAAATGGAGCATCTTGCGCTGTGGCTTCTCTTGCTATGTATCCTTGCGGGGAGTGCAGCTGCATATGGAATCGCGTACAGAAACTATTTTCCAATCAAGAGAATGATAGAGGCGATTCAGGCCGGAAAGTCTCATCCACGTAAACCTGCTGTGAATGAATTTGACTACATCCTGGAAATGATGAAGATTTCCTGGGATGAAGAAAGGCATATTAAAAACAAACTGACTCAACAACTGCCCATTCTTCGTTCTAACTATTTGCATCGTGTGCTTCAAGGCTACTTTGAACCTCCAGAGCAAATGAAACAGTCGCTGGAATTTATGGGCATCCATTTTCCATTTCCTCATTTTGCCGTCATTCTCGTTCAAGTGGACGACATGTCCCGGTTCGCACCGAACCAAAGTGAAAAACAATGGGCATTGGTGCGATTTATCATCTCCAATCTGGCTGAAGATTCAATCTACGAAGGCCATACGATACATACGATCGACTTGGAGAAAGACCGGCTGGCCCTGCTCGTTAATCTAATGCCGGATCAGATGGATCATCCGGCTTGCCGGGTGAAGGACATCGTATCCGAATTGCATCGCATGCTGGAGACTAGGTTCAAGCTGGAGATCAGCATAGCCGTAAGCGGCGTTCATAAGGGCCAGCATCAGATTGGGGAAGCCTATTTGGAAGCGGCTGCCGCCTTAGAGTACAGGATGGTCAATGGGCAGCTGTCGACCTTTTACTATCATGATATTCGCCAGAAAAAGCTGCAATATTATTACCCCGTCGAAACCGAGCTGCAGTTAATTAACTGTATTCGAAGCGGCGATACAGAGCAAGTTATCCAACTGCTCACACAGCTGTTCGATCGAAATTTTCGCGACGAATCCATCACTCCGGAGCTTGGGAGGTGCTTATTATTCAGTCTTGCCGGTACCCTGTTGCGTATCATGGCATCGGATTCGGATACGCTGGCCTACCGGAAGCTTACAGAAGGTGACATCCACCCTGTGCGATTCCTGGTTTCCTGTAAAACAACCGACGAAATGTTTGAAAAAGCGAAGGACCTGTATGTATCGGCCGCCGAATCGTTCAAACTGGAACGAAGCGATCACAATGAACAGCTCCTTCTGCAAATTCAAACCTGCATTCAAGCGAATTACGCCGATCCAAACATGAGCTTGAATTTAGTGTCTGAGCATTTGCAGATCACGCCGCAATATATTTCACAATTTTTTAAAAGAGTGAGTGGACAGAACTTCAACGACTATCTGACTGTCGTACGCATGGATCACGCTAAGAAACTGATGTCGGATCCTGGGCTGACCAACGCACAGATTGCCAAGATGGTCGGTTATACAAGCGATACTGTTTTCATTCGGGTTTTTAAGAAGATCGAAGGCATTACTCCCGGTAAATATAGAGAAAGTATTACGAAATGTGCCGGATTAAATCAATAG
- a CDS encoding alpha/beta hydrolase: MKLEVLSVPSYWKTEMKQKYIQLYEENSKLVVLFPGKNYPCDKPILHFAGTSALQSGFDLLVLEYGYQAARTNLDVNELQRVIEDSHESVQRIIGKYKQVVFISKSIGTIVAGEVHGKLEIPIKHLFLTPIKDTIHYINKFNGLVVYGTKDEVFNNELANQINIDKVREVIEIPNANHSLETENVEESIEILSKLVRIYMEYLSK, from the coding sequence ATGAAATTAGAGGTTTTAAGTGTTCCCTCGTATTGGAAAACTGAAATGAAACAAAAATATATTCAACTTTATGAGGAAAACAGCAAGTTGGTTGTTTTGTTTCCCGGAAAAAACTATCCTTGTGATAAACCAATTCTACATTTTGCTGGAACCTCCGCACTTCAAAGTGGTTTTGATTTATTGGTACTGGAATATGGATATCAAGCTGCGAGAACGAATTTGGATGTTAATGAACTGCAAAGAGTCATAGAAGATAGCCACGAATCGGTTCAACGAATCATTGGCAAGTACAAGCAAGTTGTTTTTATTAGTAAGAGCATAGGGACAATAGTTGCTGGTGAAGTTCATGGGAAACTTGAAATTCCAATCAAACACTTATTTTTGACACCAATCAAAGATACAATTCACTATATCAACAAGTTTAACGGACTTGTGGTTTATGGAACAAAGGATGAAGTGTTTAATAATGAACTTGCAAATCAAATTAACATAGACAAAGTTAGAGAGGTCATTGAAATTCCTAATGCCAATCATTCTTTAGAGACCGAAAATGTTGAGGAAAGTATTGAGATTCTAAGTAAACTCGTAAGGATATATATGGAATATCTAAGCAAGTAA
- a CDS encoding ABC transporter permease: protein MENEHLTFADFLSYISRNQGLLWEYFIQHITMVVIGLGLAFIVGVPLGILCSKSKWAAKIILFITNILQVVPSLAMLVVLMLWMGLGTKTVMVGLFLYSLNPIARNTYVGLKQVDPSYLESGKGIGMSPFQMLVKVRFPLALTYILSGLRIAAVIAIGVVTIAPLVGGGGLGREIYAGLNSNNSLRIFAGAIPAAVLAIVADLVLGMLQRKMDLAKRKSASAAPSPVKMQNIN from the coding sequence ATGGAAAATGAACATTTAACATTTGCCGACTTTTTGTCGTATATATCACGAAATCAGGGGTTGCTCTGGGAGTATTTCATCCAGCATATTACGATGGTGGTTATCGGTCTGGGACTGGCATTCATCGTCGGAGTACCGCTTGGCATTCTCTGCTCTAAGAGCAAATGGGCTGCCAAGATCATTTTGTTTATCACCAACATCTTGCAGGTGGTACCGAGCTTGGCCATGCTCGTGGTTCTCATGTTATGGATGGGACTCGGAACGAAAACGGTCATGGTGGGACTCTTCCTGTATTCACTGAATCCAATTGCACGTAATACGTACGTTGGATTAAAACAGGTGGATCCGAGCTATCTAGAATCCGGAAAAGGAATCGGGATGAGCCCCTTCCAAATGCTCGTTAAAGTGCGTTTTCCGCTTGCGCTGACTTATATCTTGTCAGGTTTGCGCATTGCCGCCGTCATCGCCATCGGCGTGGTAACGATTGCTCCACTCGTAGGAGGAGGAGGGTTGGGACGGGAAATCTATGCCGGACTCAACAGCAATAACTCCCTTCGGATCTTTGCAGGCGCCATTCCTGCCGCGGTGCTGGCAATCGTTGCGGATCTTGTGCTTGGCATGCTGCAGCGTAAAATGGATCTGGCTAAACGAAAGTCAGCCAGTGCGGCTCCATCGCCTGTGAAAATGCAAAATATCAACTGA
- a CDS encoding extracellular solute-binding protein, which produces MQMSRNIIKKLIPVITSLGLVATAMAGCSSEKMPKGRTESTESTQPLSNLSYWKQMHPDAAAIMKSYGEITAIQEIENKTGVKIDYQHPAQGQAGEQFNLMMASKSLPDVVEYSWNNYPGGAQKAIKDGKIIPLNDYLDQAPNFKKLLDENPEWRRQASTDDGDLIGFPFIRPVRKLQTHSGPVIRKDWLDKLDLPIPRTIDEWYTVLKAFKEQDPNGNGKADEIPIMMGAGELAFTGAFGIPNGFYHEGNTVKYGPVQPEYKQYLEAMNRWYNEGLLDKDFAANDSKMYDAKITGNQVGAAVMAVGGGMGRFMDLMESKEPQFKLIATPYPTSQSGGKPIFGQMDNQIVGIFTAITESNKHIAETVKFFDYFYSEEGRMIMNFGKEGTSYTMVDGYPKYMDSVMNNPEGLPLAQSLKQHVLSADAGPFLQDVRYMEQYAARPEQQEALTVWAEPSNEKRMPPITIARENNSRYASIMNDIDTYKNEMIVKFIMGAESLDKFDEYVATMKSMGIDEAIQMQQSGLERYNNR; this is translated from the coding sequence ATGCAGATGAGCAGGAACATCATCAAAAAGCTTATACCTGTTATAACATCTCTGGGACTGGTTGCCACAGCGATGGCCGGCTGCAGTAGTGAGAAGATGCCAAAGGGGCGTACGGAATCCACAGAGTCAACCCAACCTTTGAGCAACTTATCGTATTGGAAACAGATGCATCCCGACGCAGCCGCTATTATGAAAAGCTATGGTGAGATTACCGCTATTCAAGAAATCGAAAATAAAACCGGTGTCAAAATCGATTACCAACACCCGGCCCAAGGCCAAGCTGGCGAACAATTCAACTTGATGATGGCCTCGAAATCGCTGCCCGATGTCGTTGAATATTCGTGGAATAATTATCCGGGAGGCGCTCAAAAAGCGATTAAGGATGGAAAGATCATTCCATTAAATGACTATTTGGACCAAGCGCCTAACTTCAAAAAGCTGCTGGACGAAAACCCAGAATGGAGAAGACAGGCGTCAACGGACGATGGCGATCTTATCGGTTTTCCGTTCATCCGCCCCGTGAGAAAACTGCAAACCCACTCCGGCCCGGTTATACGTAAAGATTGGTTGGACAAGTTGGATTTGCCTATTCCCAGAACCATCGACGAATGGTATACCGTTTTGAAAGCGTTTAAGGAACAAGATCCCAACGGCAACGGAAAGGCGGATGAAATTCCGATCATGATGGGAGCAGGCGAACTTGCCTTTACTGGCGCTTTTGGCATCCCGAACGGCTTCTATCACGAAGGAAATACGGTTAAATATGGCCCCGTTCAACCCGAATATAAGCAATACCTGGAGGCTATGAACCGTTGGTACAATGAAGGCTTGCTGGACAAAGACTTTGCAGCCAATGACAGCAAAATGTACGATGCCAAAATAACCGGCAATCAGGTCGGTGCGGCTGTTATGGCTGTAGGCGGAGGCATGGGCAGGTTTATGGATTTAATGGAGTCCAAGGAACCGCAATTCAAGCTTATTGCCACACCCTATCCGACGTCACAATCTGGCGGTAAACCGATATTCGGTCAAATGGACAATCAGATTGTCGGCATATTCACTGCTATAACTGAAAGCAACAAGCACATCGCTGAAACCGTAAAATTCTTCGATTATTTCTATAGTGAAGAAGGACGAATGATCATGAACTTCGGTAAAGAAGGCACATCCTATACGATGGTTGACGGTTATCCGAAATATATGGATTCCGTCATGAACAATCCGGAAGGATTGCCGCTTGCCCAATCCCTGAAACAGCATGTCTTGTCCGCTGATGCGGGTCCTTTCTTGCAGGATGTACGCTATATGGAGCAATATGCGGCCAGACCGGAGCAGCAAGAGGCTTTGACGGTCTGGGCAGAACCTTCGAATGAAAAAAGAATGCCTCCGATCACCATCGCCCGGGAAAATAATAGCCGATATGCCTCGATCATGAACGATATCGATACGTATAAAAATGAAATGATCGTTAAATTCATTATGGGAGCAGAATCGCTGGATAAGTTCGATGAGTATGTCGCTACCATGAAAAGCATGGGTATCGACGAGGCAATTCAAATGCAGCAATCCGGATTGGAACGCTATAACAACCGATAA
- a CDS encoding ABC transporter permease, whose protein sequence is MNAFWSFITERYPDILNALQEHLVLSFSAVLLGTVVAVPIGILLVYNRIGWINSIVFFITNLFQTVPSLALLAILIPLLGIGMKPAILALFLYSLMPILRNTYDGFHSVDKGVLNSARGMGYSTAQTILRIQLPLSLPYIMSGIRITTVYIISWATLASLIGAGGLGQLIVSGLGVNKPEMIFIGGIGAILLALVADGLLGLLEGWLSKHYHQTHTRDAAI, encoded by the coding sequence TTGCAGGAGCATCTGGTCCTCTCATTCTCTGCCGTGCTTTTGGGGACTGTTGTTGCCGTACCGATCGGAATCCTGTTGGTATACAACCGGATAGGCTGGATCAACAGCATCGTATTTTTCATTACGAACCTGTTTCAGACGGTTCCAAGCCTGGCGCTTCTGGCTATTCTGATTCCGCTGCTCGGCATCGGCATGAAGCCGGCCATACTCGCGCTATTTTTATACTCCCTCATGCCCATCCTGCGGAATACCTATGACGGTTTTCACTCCGTGGATAAAGGGGTGCTCAATTCGGCCAGGGGGATGGGATACAGCACCGCCCAAACGATTTTGAGGATTCAGCTTCCCTTATCGCTTCCTTACATCATGTCCGGTATCCGCATTACGACCGTGTACATCATCAGCTGGGCAACACTGGCTTCCCTGATTGGTGCTGGCGGTTTAGGCCAGCTTATTGTATCTGGACTTGGTGTCAACAAGCCCGAGATGATCTTCATCGGTGGCATTGGTGCCATTCTCCTGGCACTTGTAGCTGACGGTCTGCTTGGGCTGCTTGAGGGCTGGCTAAGCAAACACTACCATCAGACTCACACCCGGGACGCTGCGATATGA
- a CDS encoding glycine betaine ABC transporter substrate-binding protein: MSHINRRQRGGRNKEGVMKLKKLKWAPLLICMMALAALTSACGIQSEITIGTQTYTETKIIAEMYKALIEDQTDLKVDIIPDLASSSLVINAMKRNDVQMATLYTGEIFNNHFPISGTKDRAKVLKEAQDGFQEHFGFTWMNPLGFENTYAFTVRKDLAEANGYTKISDVKKDMDRMKLGVDTTWLERSTDGYPAFSKAYDIKFGQVFPMEISLVYSAVANEQVDIVLAYSTDSRLKAYQLQTLQDDQQFFPPYDASPVLRSDLLKKHPEIQDTIAPLIGHLDADTMISLNYQVDIEKKSEREVAIAYLKEQGLLKS, encoded by the coding sequence ATGAGTCACATCAACCGTAGACAGCGAGGCGGACGGAACAAGGAAGGCGTGATGAAACTGAAAAAGCTTAAATGGGCTCCGTTGTTAATCTGCATGATGGCTCTTGCCGCTTTAACCTCCGCATGCGGAATTCAAAGCGAGATTACGATCGGGACTCAAACCTATACCGAAACCAAGATTATAGCTGAAATGTATAAAGCTCTGATTGAAGACCAAACCGATCTGAAGGTGGATATTATCCCGGATCTGGCATCGAGTTCATTGGTCATCAATGCGATGAAAAGAAACGACGTTCAGATGGCAACATTATATACCGGTGAGATTTTCAACAACCATTTTCCGATCAGCGGTACCAAAGACCGCGCCAAAGTCTTGAAGGAAGCTCAAGATGGATTTCAGGAACACTTCGGGTTCACCTGGATGAACCCTTTGGGTTTTGAGAACACCTACGCGTTCACGGTAAGAAAGGATCTGGCCGAAGCCAATGGATATACCAAAATTTCCGATGTCAAAAAAGACATGGATCGTATGAAACTTGGGGTAGATACCACATGGCTGGAGAGAAGCACGGATGGATATCCGGCGTTCTCCAAAGCATATGACATTAAATTCGGTCAGGTGTTCCCCATGGAAATCAGCCTGGTATACAGTGCGGTAGCCAATGAGCAGGTGGATATCGTGTTGGCCTATTCTACGGATTCCCGGCTGAAAGCCTACCAATTGCAGACGCTTCAGGATGACCAGCAATTCTTCCCTCCATATGATGCAAGTCCGGTATTGCGTTCGGACCTTTTAAAGAAGCATCCTGAAATCCAGGATACGATAGCGCCTTTAATCGGTCATTTGGATGCAGATACGATGATATCGCTTAATTATCAGGTGGACATTGAGAAGAAAAGCGAACGAGAGGTGGCAATCGCGTACTTGAAAGAGCAGGGCCTCTTGAAAAGCTAA
- a CDS encoding ABC transporter permease subunit, translating to MPNVQRNIVKTATGNRAEKKWSMIKKDIIRNRYIYLILLPVVAYYIVFHYGPMYGLQIAFKDYGLADGIWGSPWMGFDHFESFFGNHYFWRLIRNTLLINIYELLFAFPASIILALLLNEIRRSFFKRIVQTISYLPHFISIVVVVGMMIDFFARDGLVNQLLGMIGLEPIAFMQEPGWFRFMYVSSGVWQGIGWGSIIYLAAIANIDPTLYDAARIDGAGRWKQTLHITLPGIMPTIVILLILNMGSMLSVGSEKIILMYNPMTYETADVISTYVFRKGILGADFGYTAAVGLFNSVISFILIVLANSISKRVSEHKLW from the coding sequence ATGCCTAATGTACAGAGAAACATTGTGAAGACGGCAACGGGGAACCGGGCAGAGAAGAAATGGAGCATGATAAAAAAGGACATAATACGGAACCGCTACATTTATCTTATCCTGCTGCCCGTCGTTGCCTACTACATCGTTTTTCATTACGGACCCATGTATGGTCTGCAAATTGCTTTTAAAGATTACGGACTTGCCGACGGAATTTGGGGAAGTCCATGGATGGGTTTCGATCATTTTGAAAGTTTTTTTGGAAACCACTATTTTTGGAGACTGATTCGGAACACCTTGCTGATCAATATCTATGAATTGCTGTTTGCGTTCCCCGCTTCGATCATACTTGCCTTATTGCTTAATGAGATTCGCAGGAGTTTTTTTAAACGGATCGTCCAGACGATAAGCTATCTCCCGCACTTTATCTCCATCGTCGTTGTGGTCGGGATGATGATCGATTTCTTTGCCCGCGACGGTCTGGTGAATCAACTTCTTGGCATGATCGGACTTGAACCGATTGCCTTCATGCAGGAGCCGGGGTGGTTTCGGTTCATGTACGTCTCTTCCGGCGTCTGGCAGGGAATCGGATGGGGCTCTATTATCTATCTCGCCGCCATAGCCAACATTGATCCGACTCTCTATGATGCGGCCCGGATTGACGGAGCGGGACGATGGAAACAGACCTTGCATATTACCCTGCCCGGGATCATGCCGACCATTGTGATATTGCTCATTCTCAACATGGGATCCATGCTTTCCGTCGGGAGCGAGAAAATTATTTTGATGTACAATCCGATGACCTATGAGACGGCCGATGTCATCTCTACCTATGTATTCAGGAAAGGTATCCTGGGAGCCGATTTCGGTTATACCGCTGCCGTTGGGTTATTCAATTCGGTCATCAGCTTCATTCTGATCGTACTCGCCAATTCCATTAGCAAACGAGTGAGCGAACATAAATTGTGGTAA
- a CDS encoding carbohydrate ABC transporter permease gives MFHKRSLGESIFSVVNTCFMLLLCFVTLYPFLYVLFASLSDPAEIARFRGMLFFPTGFNLDAYKAVIDNPMILTGYRNTLFYVAGGTIINLFMTTLGAYALSRRNVYFNNSIMLIIVITMVFNGGLIPTFLLVNSLGMLDTPWALLLPGAISSFNLIIMRTAFQAVPVSLEESARIDGANDWIIMSRIIVPLSMPVIAVMVLWYAVGHWNSYFSALIYLRDRELFPLQLVLREILISNSTDSMTTDAAATDRLDIGITIKYATIIISTLPILCLYPFLQKYFVHGVLIGALKE, from the coding sequence ATGTTTCACAAACGCAGCCTGGGTGAATCGATATTTTCCGTCGTCAATACATGTTTCATGCTCCTGCTTTGCTTCGTCACGCTTTATCCGTTCCTATACGTATTATTCGCATCTTTAAGCGATCCTGCAGAAATCGCCCGATTTCGCGGCATGCTGTTTTTCCCGACCGGGTTTAATCTGGATGCGTATAAAGCCGTTATAGATAATCCCATGATTCTGACCGGCTACCGGAACACCCTCTTCTATGTTGCTGGCGGCACAATCATTAACCTATTCATGACAACGCTCGGTGCCTATGCCCTTTCTCGCCGCAACGTCTATTTCAACAATTCCATCATGCTCATCATCGTGATTACGATGGTGTTCAATGGGGGGCTGATTCCAACCTTTCTGCTGGTGAACAGTCTCGGCATGCTGGATACGCCTTGGGCTCTTCTCTTGCCCGGGGCTATCAGTTCATTTAACTTGATCATTATGCGAACCGCCTTTCAAGCGGTACCCGTTAGTTTGGAGGAATCCGCGCGGATCGACGGGGCCAATGATTGGATTATTATGAGCAGAATCATTGTGCCTCTTTCGATGCCCGTTATTGCCGTCATGGTGCTGTGGTATGCAGTGGGACATTGGAATTCATACTTTAGCGCATTGATTTATTTGCGTGATCGGGAGTTATTTCCTCTACAGCTAGTGCTCCGTGAAATTCTGATCTCGAATAGTACGGACAGTATGACGACCGATGCAGCAGCCACAGATCGGTTGGACATCGGGATCACGATCAAATATGCGACGATTATCATATCTACACTTCCAATATTATGCCTGTACCCGTTTCTGCAAAAGTATTTTGTGCACGGTGTCCTGATTGGTGCGTTAAAAGAATGA